A part of Phaenicophaeus curvirostris isolate KB17595 chromosome 29, BPBGC_Pcur_1.0, whole genome shotgun sequence genomic DNA contains:
- the TAGLN2 gene encoding transgelin-2, translated as MANRGPAYGLSREVQQKIDRQYDPELEQILVRWIVAQCGADVAQPEPGRDGFQQWLKDGTVLCRLINSLHPRGQGPVAKIQASTMAFKQMEQISQFLQAAERYGIAATDIFQTVDLWEGKNMACVQRTLMNLGSLAVAKGDGLFVGDPNWFPKKSQENRRVFSEDKLKEGQNVIGLQMGTNRGASQAGMTGYGMPRQIL; from the exons ATGGCAAACCGAGGACCGGCGTACGGCCTCAGCCGGGAGGTGCAGCAGAAGATCGACCGGCAGTACGACCCCGAGCTGGAGCAGATCCTGGTGCGGTGGATCGTGGCGCAGTGCGGTGCGGACGTGGCGCAGCCGGAGCCTGGCAGGGACGGATTCCAGCAGTGGCTGAAGGACGGCACC GTGCTGTGCCGGCTCATCAACAGCCTCCACCCGCGGGGCCAGGGGCCGGTAGCCAAGATCCAGGCGTCCACCATGGCCTTCAAGCAGATGGAGCAGATCTCCCAGTTCCTGCAGGCGGCCGAGCGCTACGGCATCGCCGCCACCGACATCTTCCAGACCGTCGACCTCTGGGAAG GGAAGAACATGGCCTGCGTGCAGCGGACCCTGATgaacctgggcagcctggcagTGGCCAAGGGCGACGGGCTCTTCGTGGGAGACCCCAACTGGTTCCCCAA GAAGTCGCAGGAGAACCGCCGCGTCTTCTCGGAGGACAAGCTGAAGGAGGGTCAGAACGTCATCGGGCTGCAGATGGGCACCAACCGGGGCGCCTCGCAGGCCGGCATGACGGGGTACGGCATGCCCCGCCAGATCCTCTGA
- the CFAP45 gene encoding cilia- and flagella-associated protein 45 isoform X1 encodes MVSASSPGSPRVPAPPAHGSSHPRQPAALPRRRYRRSHRGPALDETLFAEPRNLQQLPSDSPIVILRDVQTAPNVPPTDGHKPETIRIITKDHVRDLVIPAENPPASLIIRQEDLRRIKESARVLTTEERKARLAALKAEKEAALELVRERKSEAKRKALLQQKAEKLSELEEEARERAQYVRQRANRMRMEQEDEIKAFSEMIHGAKCNMIRDTQILEKQLIARELEEEEKRLTTMMELERKKANEMQEGLEKRRKQELIRGRQELVKQIEKNAEERALRVEQQHQEAQKMLKYLEKLKMEDLKELERKQEQQKKIQAEIKRINDENVRLKEEQREKERMADEQVLEYQRQKMEHEAAFDAEQERIRQEKEKEIARLRAMQERARDHQAEQDALRAKRSQEAAEREWRRKEKEAARKRAELQEQLNRSRLEQITQRELRMAVQVQQDRNDFERILRAQREQIEKEKAEEARRAGLQLAHASDIRRQMQERQQQLVRERAAAFEECRRLQEEARQRSQRIAQLKRQKIEELRACGILDKYCTPLERRAGIQASSAP; translated from the exons ATGGTGAGCGCCTCCTCCCCGGGGTCCCCCCGGGTCCCCGCTCCCCCGGCTCATGGTTCCTCCCACCCCCGGCAGCCCGCCGCCCTCCCCCGCCGCCGCTACCGGCGGAGCCACCGGGGCCCCGCGCTGGACGAGACGCTGTTCGCGGAGCCACGG AACCTGCAGCAGTTGCCCTCTGACAGCCCCATCGTGATCCTTCGAGATGTTCAGACAGCCCCCAACGTCCCTCCCACCGATGGGCACAAGCCCGAGACCATCCGTATCATCACCAAGGACCACGTCCGCGACCTCGT CATCCCCGCAGAGAACCCGCCAGCGTCCCTCATTATCCGTCAGGAGGATCTCCGGCGCATCAAGGAATCGGCTCGAGTCCTGACCACGGAGGAGCGTAAAGCCAGGCTGGCAGCCCTCAAAGCAGAGAAGGAAGCTGCTCTC gagctggtgagggagcGCAAGAGTGAGGCGAAGCGCAAGGCTCtcctgcagcagaaggcagagaagctgagtgagctggaggaggaggcgcGGGAGCGAGCCCAGTACGTGCGGCAGCGGGCGAACAGGATGCGCATGGAGCAGGAGGATGAGATCAAGGCGTTCAGCGAG ATGATCCATGGTGCCAAGTGCAACATGATCCGCGACACTCAGATCCTCGAGAAGCAGCTCATCgcgagggagctggaggaggaagagaagcgCCTGACCACGATGAtggagctggagaggaaaaaggcCAACGAGATGCAGGagggactggagaagaggaggaagcaggAGCTGATCAG AGGGAGGCAAGAGCTTGTGAAGCAGATTGAGAAGAACGCAGAGGAGCGCGCTCTGAGAGTcgagcagcagcaccaggaggcTCAGAAGATGCTGAAGTACCTGGAGAAACTGAAGATGGAGGATCTGAAG GAGCTGGAGCGGAAAcaggagcagcagaagaaaatccaGGCTGAGATTAAACGCATCAACGATGAGAACGTGAGGCTGAAGGAGGAGCAACGGGAGAAGGAGAGGATGGCAGACGAGCAGGTGCTCGAGTATCAGAGGCAGAAAATG GAGCATGAGGCGGCCTTCGACGCCGAGCAGGAGAGGATCCgtcaggagaaggagaaggagatcgcacGCTTGAGAGCCATGCAGGAGAGGGCCCGGGAccaccaggcagagcag GACGCGCTGAGAGCCAAACGCAGCCAAGAGGCGGCCGAGCGCGAGTGGCGGCGCAAGGAGAAGGAGGCGGCGAGGAAgagagctgagctgcaggagcaaCTGAATCGCAGCCGCCTGGAGCAGATCACGCAGCGGGAGCTCCGCATGGCCGTGCAGGTGCAGCAGGACCGCAACGACTTCGAGAGGATCCTCAG GGCCCAGAGGGAGCAGATAGAGAAGGAGAAGGCGGAGGAGGCGCGGAGGGCAGGCCTGCAGCTCGCCCACGCCAGCGATATCCGGCGCCAGATGCAGgagcggcagcagcagctggtgcGGGAGCGGGCGGCCGCCTTCGAGGAGTGCCgcaggctgcaggaggaggctcGCCAGCGCAGCCAGCGCATCGCCCAGCTCAAGAGACAGAAGATTGAGGAGCTGAG agcctgcgGCATTCTGGACAAGTACTGCACCCCGCTGGAGCGGAGAGCTGGGATCCAAGCAAGCTCAGCCCCATGA
- the CFAP45 gene encoding cilia- and flagella-associated protein 45 isoform X2, giving the protein MGTSPRPSVSSPRTTSATSIPAENPPASLIIRQEDLRRIKESARVLTTEERKARLAALKAEKEAALELVRERKSEAKRKALLQQKAEKLSELEEEARERAQYVRQRANRMRMEQEDEIKAFSEMIHGAKCNMIRDTQILEKQLIARELEEEEKRLTTMMELERKKANEMQEGLEKRRKQELIRGRQELVKQIEKNAEERALRVEQQHQEAQKMLKYLEKLKMEDLKELERKQEQQKKIQAEIKRINDENVRLKEEQREKERMADEQVLEYQRQKMEHEAAFDAEQERIRQEKEKEIARLRAMQERARDHQAEQDALRAKRSQEAAEREWRRKEKEAARKRAELQEQLNRSRLEQITQRELRMAVQVQQDRNDFERILRAQREQIEKEKAEEARRAGLQLAHASDIRRQMQERQQQLVRERAAAFEECRRLQEEARQRSQRIAQLKRQKIEELRACGILDKYCTPLERRAGIQASSAP; this is encoded by the exons ATGGGCACAAGCCCGAGACCATCCGTATCATCACCAAGGACCACGTCCGCGACCTC CATCCCCGCAGAGAACCCGCCAGCGTCCCTCATTATCCGTCAGGAGGATCTCCGGCGCATCAAGGAATCGGCTCGAGTCCTGACCACGGAGGAGCGTAAAGCCAGGCTGGCAGCCCTCAAAGCAGAGAAGGAAGCTGCTCTC gagctggtgagggagcGCAAGAGTGAGGCGAAGCGCAAGGCTCtcctgcagcagaaggcagagaagctgagtgagctggaggaggaggcgcGGGAGCGAGCCCAGTACGTGCGGCAGCGGGCGAACAGGATGCGCATGGAGCAGGAGGATGAGATCAAGGCGTTCAGCGAG ATGATCCATGGTGCCAAGTGCAACATGATCCGCGACACTCAGATCCTCGAGAAGCAGCTCATCgcgagggagctggaggaggaagagaagcgCCTGACCACGATGAtggagctggagaggaaaaaggcCAACGAGATGCAGGagggactggagaagaggaggaagcaggAGCTGATCAG AGGGAGGCAAGAGCTTGTGAAGCAGATTGAGAAGAACGCAGAGGAGCGCGCTCTGAGAGTcgagcagcagcaccaggaggcTCAGAAGATGCTGAAGTACCTGGAGAAACTGAAGATGGAGGATCTGAAG GAGCTGGAGCGGAAAcaggagcagcagaagaaaatccaGGCTGAGATTAAACGCATCAACGATGAGAACGTGAGGCTGAAGGAGGAGCAACGGGAGAAGGAGAGGATGGCAGACGAGCAGGTGCTCGAGTATCAGAGGCAGAAAATG GAGCATGAGGCGGCCTTCGACGCCGAGCAGGAGAGGATCCgtcaggagaaggagaaggagatcgcacGCTTGAGAGCCATGCAGGAGAGGGCCCGGGAccaccaggcagagcag GACGCGCTGAGAGCCAAACGCAGCCAAGAGGCGGCCGAGCGCGAGTGGCGGCGCAAGGAGAAGGAGGCGGCGAGGAAgagagctgagctgcaggagcaaCTGAATCGCAGCCGCCTGGAGCAGATCACGCAGCGGGAGCTCCGCATGGCCGTGCAGGTGCAGCAGGACCGCAACGACTTCGAGAGGATCCTCAG GGCCCAGAGGGAGCAGATAGAGAAGGAGAAGGCGGAGGAGGCGCGGAGGGCAGGCCTGCAGCTCGCCCACGCCAGCGATATCCGGCGCCAGATGCAGgagcggcagcagcagctggtgcGGGAGCGGGCGGCCGCCTTCGAGGAGTGCCgcaggctgcaggaggaggctcGCCAGCGCAGCCAGCGCATCGCCCAGCTCAAGAGACAGAAGATTGAGGAGCTGAG agcctgcgGCATTCTGGACAAGTACTGCACCCCGCTGGAGCGGAGAGCTGGGATCCAAGCAAGCTCAGCCCCATGA
- the VSIG8 gene encoding V-set and immunoglobulin domain-containing protein 8 isoform X1 translates to MAGHGASLLLLLGLMPALLQAVRINSKGREVLYLAKGDSVKLGCPYVLDPEDNGPQGLGIEWIQITPERTGPEKVFLSYHDHHVDYGSGSGLQDRVAFVQSDPSQYDASISLANVQESDTGTYQCRVKKNTIAVHEVIVTVQEKPAVPQCWFEGELVEGSSLLLRCYSRGGASPLAYQWAKLADSYSGGHLPSGTIQGRAPGDLLIRSLTKVHSGVYQCRVTNRVGYSVCQLNINLAPSCAPTAGGRQAGIIVGSILGSLLLLSLLGLLIWALICRYRQKECQPACSDCRSSTGGTMTRGCNVCAHHGYSPHGISYMQCQHGDGDERAAALICNDGLRHQVACPAL, encoded by the exons ATGGCAGGGCACGGCGCcagcctgctcctgctcctggggCTCATGCCAG ctcttctccaggccgtCAGGATCAACAGCAAAGGCCGGGAGGTGCTGTACCTGGCCAAGGGCGACTCGGTGAAGCTGGGCTGCCCCTACGTCCTCGACCCCGAAGACAACGGTCCCCAAGGTCTGGGCATCGAGTGGATCCAGATCACACCTGAGCGAACCGGCCCCGAGAAAGTG tTCCTGTCCTACCACGACCACCACGTGGACTACGGCAGCGGGTCGGGGCTGCAGGACCGCGTGGCCTTCGTGCAGAGCGACCCCAGCCAGTACGACGCCTCCATCAGCCTGGCCAACGTGCAGGAGTCCGACACCGGGACCTACCAGTGCCGCGTGAAGAAAAACACCATCGCCGTGCACGAGGTCATCGTCACCGTGCAAG AGAAGCCGGCGGTCCCGCAGTGCTGGTTCGAGggggagctggtggaggggaGCAGCCTCCTGCTGCGCTGCTACAGCCGCGGCGGCGCCTCGCCCCTCGCCTACCAGTGGGCCAAGCTGGCCGACAGCTACAGCGGGGGACACCTGCCCTCCGGCACCATCCAAG GACGAGCTCCGGGCGACCTGCTGATCCGTAGCCTCACCAAGGTGCACAGCGGCGTCTACCAGTGCCGCGTCACCAACCGCGTGGGCTACTCCGTCTGCCAGCTCAACATCAACCTCGCGCCAA GCTGTGCTCCCACCGCAGGGGGAAGGCAGGCGGGCATCATCGTGGGCTCCATCCTGggctccctcctgctcctcagccttctcGGGCTCCTCATCTGGGCTCTGATCTGCCGCTACCGCCAGAAGGAGTGTCAGCCCGCCTGCAGCGACTGCCG GAGCAGCACGGGCGGCACCATGACGCGCGGCTGCAACGTCTGCGCCCACCACGGCTACTCGCCCCACGGCATCAGCTACATGCAGTGCCAGCACGGCGACGGCGACGAGCGCGCGGCCGCTCTCATCTGCAACGACGGCCTCCGGCACCAGGTCGCCTGCCCCGCGCTGTGA
- the VSIG8 gene encoding V-set and immunoglobulin domain-containing protein 8 isoform X2 has product MAGHGASLLLLLGLMPALLQAVRINSKGREVLYLAKGDSVKLGCPYVLDPEDNGPQGLGIEWIQITPERTGPEKVFLSYHDHHVDYGSGSGLQDRVAFVQSDPSQYDASISLANVQESDTGTYQCRVKKNTIAVHEVIVTVQEKPAVPQCWFEGELVEGSSLLLRCYSRGGASPLAYQWAKLADSYSGGHLPSGTIQGRAPGDLLIRSLTKVHSGVYQCRVTNRVGYSVCQLNINLAPRGRQAGIIVGSILGSLLLLSLLGLLIWALICRYRQKECQPACSDCRSSTGGTMTRGCNVCAHHGYSPHGISYMQCQHGDGDERAAALICNDGLRHQVACPAL; this is encoded by the exons ATGGCAGGGCACGGCGCcagcctgctcctgctcctggggCTCATGCCAG ctcttctccaggccgtCAGGATCAACAGCAAAGGCCGGGAGGTGCTGTACCTGGCCAAGGGCGACTCGGTGAAGCTGGGCTGCCCCTACGTCCTCGACCCCGAAGACAACGGTCCCCAAGGTCTGGGCATCGAGTGGATCCAGATCACACCTGAGCGAACCGGCCCCGAGAAAGTG tTCCTGTCCTACCACGACCACCACGTGGACTACGGCAGCGGGTCGGGGCTGCAGGACCGCGTGGCCTTCGTGCAGAGCGACCCCAGCCAGTACGACGCCTCCATCAGCCTGGCCAACGTGCAGGAGTCCGACACCGGGACCTACCAGTGCCGCGTGAAGAAAAACACCATCGCCGTGCACGAGGTCATCGTCACCGTGCAAG AGAAGCCGGCGGTCCCGCAGTGCTGGTTCGAGggggagctggtggaggggaGCAGCCTCCTGCTGCGCTGCTACAGCCGCGGCGGCGCCTCGCCCCTCGCCTACCAGTGGGCCAAGCTGGCCGACAGCTACAGCGGGGGACACCTGCCCTCCGGCACCATCCAAG GACGAGCTCCGGGCGACCTGCTGATCCGTAGCCTCACCAAGGTGCACAGCGGCGTCTACCAGTGCCGCGTCACCAACCGCGTGGGCTACTCCGTCTGCCAGCTCAACATCAACCTCGCGCCAA GGGGAAGGCAGGCGGGCATCATCGTGGGCTCCATCCTGggctccctcctgctcctcagccttctcGGGCTCCTCATCTGGGCTCTGATCTGCCGCTACCGCCAGAAGGAGTGTCAGCCCGCCTGCAGCGACTGCCG GAGCAGCACGGGCGGCACCATGACGCGCGGCTGCAACGTCTGCGCCCACCACGGCTACTCGCCCCACGGCATCAGCTACATGCAGTGCCAGCACGGCGACGGCGACGAGCGCGCGGCCGCTCTCATCTGCAACGACGGCCTCCGGCACCAGGTCGCCTGCCCCGCGCTGTGA
- the CFAP126 gene encoding protein Flattop — protein sequence MAGAGQYEDAFRPQRLQNWSVAHPGPQRPSPRVGSTRIIADDRGHLLPSVSRSQASPWGTFVGTWEMPARIPPARLDLSSRSATAAARLTQWVRQPTVLTRARNGLRTDITGKPQEPRSEAQTTKEPSGRSIPASSEGIPRAGVMPAEPTDPGAGAAAPPGCTERRLEEKASPEPPALLQPLRKSSHQPVATEQRGDSGSPRTPQTPASLRPASREASAPQAILPPAPDPSPRHGSSGLGASAAGERAGQTPQRRGGSALRPSASRQASRDSQKPPSQGDEGKASEKP from the exons ATGGCGGGCGCGGGGCAG TACGAGGACGCGTTCAGGCCCCAGCGCCTGCAGAACTGGAGCGTCGCCCACCCCGGCCCGCAG CGCCCCTCGCCGCGGGTGGGCTCCACGCGGATCATCGCCGATGACCGGGGGCACCTGCTGCCCTCCGTGTCCCGCTCCCAG GCCTCCCCATGGGGGACGTTTGTGGGGACGTGGGAGATGCCAGCGAGGATTCCCCCGGCCAGGCTGGACCTGAGCTCCCGCTCGGCCACTGCCGCTGCCCGGCTCACCCAGTGGGTCCGGCAGCCCACGGTGCTGACCCGCGCCCGCAACGGCCTCCGCACCGACATCACCGGCAAG CCCCAGGAGCCTCGCTCGGAGGCACAAACCACCAAGGAACCTTCTGGAAGGAGCATCCCGGCATCCAGCGAGGGGATCCCGCGTGCCGGGGTGATGCCAGCAGAGCCAACAGACCCCGGAGCGGGAGCCGCGGCACCTCCCGGCTGCACCGAACGCCGGCTGGAGGAGAAAGCGTCCCCGGAGCCCCCCGCTTTGCTCCAGCCTCTCCGCAAAAGCTCCCACCAGCCTGTGGCGACGGAGCAACGTGGGGACAGCGGCTCGCCCCGAACGCCCCAAACTCCAGCCTCCCTCCGCCCTGCGTCGAGGGAGGCCAGCGCCCCACAAGCCATCCTGCCGCCGGCCCCCGATCCCAGCCCGCGGCACGGATCCAGCGGGCTCGGGGCATCGGCTGCGGGCGAGAGAGCCGGGCAGACACCTCAGCGCCGAGGGGGCTCCGCTCTCCGCCCCTCTGCCTCCCGCCAAGCATCCAGAGACAGCCAGAAACCTCCTTCCCAGGGAGACGAAGGGAAGGCGTCGGAGAAGCCTTAG
- the SDHC gene encoding succinate dehydrogenase cytochrome b560 subunit, mitochondrial has translation MAALALRCVGRRCLLARLGPGLSVRHLVPMGTTAKEEMARFWEKNTKSNRPLSPHVTIYKWSLPMAMSITHRGTGVALSLGVSLFGLAALLLPEQFPHYLAMVKSLSLGPALIYSAKFALAFPFTYHTWNGIRHLAWDLGKGFKIPQVNQSGVLVLILTLLSSASLAAM, from the exons ATGGCGGCGCTGGCGCTGAG atGCGTCGGTCGGCGATGCCTGCTGGCTCGGCTCGGCCCCGGCCTCTCCGTGCGACA CCTTGTCCCGATGGGAACGACCGCCAAGGAGGAGATGGCCCGCTTCTGGGAGAAGAACACCAAGTCCAACCGCCCCTTGTCCCCTCACGTCACCATTTACAA gtggtccctgcccatggcgatGTCCATCACGCACCGCGGCACCGGCGTGGCGCTCAGCCTAG GAGTCTCGCTCTTCGgcctggctgctctgctgctgcccgaACAGTTTCCCCACTACCTGGCCATGGTGAAGTCCCTCAGCCTGGGCCCTGCGCTTATCTACTCCGCTAAGTTCGCTCTGGCTTTCCCCTTCACCTACCACACCTGGAATGGGATCCGGCACCTT gcCTGGGACTTGGGGAAGGGGTTCAAGATCCCCCAGGTCAACCAGTCCGGAGTGCTGGTCCTGATCCTGACCCTGCTCTCCTCTGCCAGCCTCGCAGCGATGTGA
- the MPZ gene encoding myelin protein P0: MSPFSPGPCGPHRPGPPAPIGPRRGAAGLAWHCRFLNLGPVPPAPFGTRPDPAPPAVHAARSRPVTAATMSQGTGGSGRLLLLLAGLLAALGPASSIHVYTQREVHGTVGSHVTLSCSFWSSEWISEDISITWHFQAEGSRDSISIFHYAKGQPYIDDVGTFKERMEWVGNPHRKDGSIVIHNLDYTDNGTFTCDVKNPPDIVGKSSQVTLYVFEKVPTRYGVVLGSIVGGALLLVALAVALAYLVRYCWLRRQVALQRQLSAMEKGKLQRSAKEASKRGRQAPVLYAMLDHGRGPKAASEKKAKGPAGESRKDKK, translated from the exons ATgtcccctttcagccctggtcCCTGCGGCCCCCACCGCCCCGGCCCCCCGGCGCCCATTGGCCCGCGACGAGGGGCCGCCGGCCTCGCTTGGCACTGCCGGTTCTTAAACCTCGGCCCCGTCCCGCCGGCACCCTTCGGCACGCGGCCGGACCCGGCACCGCCAGCTGTCCATGCGGCTCGGAGCCGGCCGGTGACAGCAGCCACCATGTCGCAGGGCACCGGGGGCAGcggccgcctcctcctcctcctcgccggGCTCCTCGCGGCGCTGG GGCCGGCGTCGTCCATCCACGTCTACACACAGCGGGAGGTTCACGGCACCGTCGGCTCCCACGTCACCCTCTCCTGCAGCTTCTGGTCCAGCGAGTGGATCTCCGAGGACATCTCCATCACTTGGCACTTCCAAGCTGAGGGCTCCCGCGACAGCATCTCC ATATTCCACTACGCCAAGGGCCAGCCCTACATCGATGACGTGGGCACCTTCAAGGAGCGGATGGAGTGGGTGGGCAACCCCCACCGCAAGGACGGCTCCATCGTCATCCACAACCTGGACTACACCGACAACGGCACCTTCACCTGCGACGTCAAGAACCCTCCGGACATCGTCGGCAAATCCTCCCAGGTGACGCTCTACGTCTTCGAGAAAG TTCCCACCCGCTACGGCGTCGTGCTGGGCTCCATCGTGGGCGGCGcgctgctgctggtggccctggccGTGGCCCTCGCCTACCTCGTCCGCTACTGCTGGCTGCGGCGGCAGGTGGCCCTGCAGCGACAGCTGAG CGCCATGGAGAAGGGGAAGCTGCAGCGATCGGCCAAGGAGGCGTCCAAGCGCGGGCGGCAG GCGCCCGTGCTCTACGCCATGCTGGACCACGGCCGCGGCCCCAAGGCCGCCAGCGAGAAGAAGGCCAAGGGACCCGCCGGCGAGTCCCGCAAGGATAAGAAATAG